Proteins encoded within one genomic window of Mesorhizobium sp. AR10:
- a CDS encoding ABC transporter transmembrane domain-containing protein: MADISGDADERRRSLEPLRRLFPYITRYRKMVIGAVVSLVVAAATTLALPLAVRRMIDHGFSASDSSFIAEYFAMLVVMAAVLAAASAGRYYFVITLGERVVADIRSDVFRHVTTLSPSFFDTAQSGEIVSRLAADTTQVKSAVGATASVALRNVILGLGAVAMMVVTSPKLSGLVIAAIPLIVLPLVAFGRSVRRKSRLAQDTLANATAYASEQIGAVRTLQAFTNERLVTGHFSAAVEAAFEAARASVFARSFLTFFAIFMIFSSVVAVLWFGSRDVLVGTLSPGTLGQFLLYSVFAAGALGALSEVWGELAQAAGAAERLTEILAEKPAIQSPANPKPLPATAKGAIGFEGVSFSYPARPDRAAVHGLSFQVMPGETVAIVGPSGAGKSTVFSLILRFYDPETGRIVIDGVDVREADPAAVRARIAIVPQDVTIFAATARENIGFGRPGASKAEIEAAAKDALADEFILKLEKGYDSQVGERGVTLSGGQRQRVAIARAILRDAPILLLDEATSALDAESETLVQTALERLMQGRTTIVIAHRLATVLKADRILVMDGGRIVEEGTHQSLVAKGGIYARLAKLQFETGASAFRGAAE, from the coding sequence ATGGCGGACATCAGCGGCGATGCAGACGAGCGCCGGCGCTCGCTCGAGCCGCTGCGGCGCCTGTTTCCCTACATCACCCGCTACCGGAAGATGGTCATTGGTGCTGTCGTCTCGCTGGTCGTCGCCGCGGCAACGACGCTGGCGCTGCCGCTCGCCGTGCGGCGCATGATCGACCACGGCTTTTCCGCTTCCGATTCCAGCTTCATCGCCGAATATTTCGCCATGCTGGTGGTGATGGCCGCCGTGCTCGCCGCGGCGTCGGCCGGCCGCTACTATTTCGTCATCACGCTGGGCGAGCGTGTCGTTGCCGATATCCGCAGCGATGTGTTCCGCCATGTCACGACGCTGTCGCCGTCCTTCTTCGACACGGCACAGTCAGGCGAGATCGTGTCGCGGCTCGCCGCCGACACGACGCAGGTGAAATCGGCGGTCGGGGCTACCGCCTCGGTGGCGCTGCGCAACGTCATCCTCGGCCTCGGGGCTGTGGCGATGATGGTCGTCACCAGCCCGAAACTGTCAGGGCTGGTCATCGCCGCCATCCCGTTGATCGTGCTGCCGCTGGTCGCCTTCGGCCGCTCGGTGCGACGCAAATCGCGGCTGGCGCAGGACACGCTTGCCAATGCGACAGCCTATGCAAGCGAGCAGATCGGCGCGGTGCGCACGCTGCAGGCCTTCACCAACGAAAGATTGGTCACGGGCCATTTTTCGGCTGCCGTGGAAGCTGCCTTCGAGGCGGCGCGGGCCTCGGTCTTTGCGCGCTCCTTCCTCACCTTCTTCGCCATCTTCATGATCTTTTCCTCTGTCGTGGCGGTGCTGTGGTTCGGCTCGCGCGACGTGCTTGTCGGCACGCTGTCGCCGGGCACGCTCGGCCAGTTCCTGCTCTATTCGGTGTTCGCTGCCGGGGCGCTCGGCGCGCTCTCGGAAGTGTGGGGCGAACTTGCCCAGGCGGCCGGTGCCGCCGAACGGCTGACCGAGATCCTGGCCGAAAAGCCTGCCATCCAGTCGCCAGCCAACCCCAAGCCGTTGCCGGCAACGGCCAAGGGCGCGATCGGCTTCGAGGGCGTGTCCTTCTCCTATCCGGCCCGGCCCGACCGCGCCGCCGTCCATGGCCTGAGTTTTCAGGTCATGCCCGGCGAGACGGTGGCGATCGTCGGTCCCTCAGGCGCCGGCAAGAGCACGGTATTTTCGCTGATCCTGCGCTTCTACGATCCCGAGACCGGCAGGATCGTGATCGACGGCGTCGACGTTCGCGAGGCCGATCCCGCTGCAGTACGGGCGCGCATCGCCATCGTGCCGCAGGATGTCACCATCTTTGCGGCGACCGCGCGCGAAAATATCGGCTTTGGCCGGCCGGGCGCCAGCAAGGCCGAGATCGAAGCAGCGGCCAAGGATGCGCTCGCCGACGAATTCATCCTGAAGCTCGAAAAAGGCTATGACAGCCAGGTTGGCGAACGCGGAGTGACGCTGTCCGGCGGCCAGCGCCAGCGCGTGGCGATCGCTCGTGCCATCCTGCGCGACGCGCCGATCCTGCTGCTCGACGAGGCGACCTCGGCGCTCGATGCCGAAAGCGAGACGCTGGTGCAGACGGCGCTGGAACGGCTGATGCAGGGTCGCACCACCATCGTCATCGCCCACCGGCTGGCGACGGTGCTGAAGGCCGACCGGATCCTGGTCATGGATGGCGGCCGCATCGTCGAGGAAGGCACCCACCAGAGCCTTGTCGCCAAGGGCGGCATCTATGCGCGGCTGGCCAAGCTGCAGTTCGAAACCGGGGCGAGTGCCTTCAGAGGCGCGGCCGAGTAG
- a CDS encoding Kelch repeat-containing protein, which translates to MKAKLLVSTAVIGLALNLAPAFAQEGTWQMGTPMPEPQSENSSAVVGNQWFVIGGIDVPEVMPVGTVVMYDENTKIWSKRAAMPEPAHHTATVAFDGKVYVFGGFVGEPGTKEWQPTADAFVYDPKIDSWSKLPPMPTARGAAAAVVLDGKIYVIGGAHAHEHGRDMKEPLWADVPNIVGRTVEVYDPASRTWTSRAPMQTGRNHFLAAAVGGKIYAIDGRIGLPFVTKSDVTDLVEEYDSKSDSWTYKGRSPTPRGGVSGSAYGGKIYVTGGEYQDPAGKRTFWAFEAYDPATDTWQTLPHMQIARHGFVAGFIGSEFHVAGGSFQSDGMPGINAQMNTHEFYTVPK; encoded by the coding sequence ATGAAGGCGAAATTGCTGGTTTCCACAGCGGTGATCGGTCTGGCACTCAATCTTGCGCCAGCGTTCGCCCAGGAGGGCACGTGGCAGATGGGAACGCCGATGCCAGAGCCTCAGAGCGAGAATTCCAGCGCTGTAGTAGGCAATCAGTGGTTCGTCATTGGCGGTATCGACGTGCCGGAGGTTATGCCCGTTGGCACAGTTGTGATGTATGACGAAAATACCAAGATCTGGTCGAAGAGAGCGGCAATGCCTGAGCCGGCCCATCATACTGCAACGGTGGCTTTTGACGGCAAAGTCTACGTGTTCGGTGGTTTCGTCGGTGAGCCGGGCACCAAAGAATGGCAACCGACCGCTGATGCCTTTGTATACGATCCGAAGATCGACAGCTGGTCCAAGCTTCCACCTATGCCAACTGCCCGCGGAGCGGCAGCGGCTGTGGTACTCGACGGAAAAATCTACGTCATCGGCGGCGCGCATGCCCATGAGCATGGCCGCGACATGAAGGAGCCCCTTTGGGCCGACGTTCCCAACATCGTCGGCAGGACTGTTGAGGTCTACGACCCCGCATCCAGAACTTGGACAAGCCGGGCTCCCATGCAGACCGGCCGCAATCACTTTCTCGCAGCTGCTGTCGGTGGGAAGATCTATGCGATTGACGGTCGAATTGGTCTGCCCTTCGTGACCAAGAGCGACGTCACCGATCTGGTCGAGGAATACGATTCCAAATCCGATTCCTGGACCTACAAAGGCCGTTCCCCCACACCGCGGGGCGGGGTGTCGGGCAGTGCCTACGGCGGGAAGATCTATGTGACGGGTGGTGAGTACCAGGACCCGGCGGGCAAGCGCACATTCTGGGCCTTTGAGGCCTACGATCCCGCAACCGACACGTGGCAGACCCTACCGCATATGCAGATTGCCCGCCACGGCTTCGTAGCCGGTTTCATTGGCAGCGAGTTCCATGTCGCCGGTGGCTCCTTCCAGTCCGACGGCATGCCGGGGATCAATGCTCAGATGAACACTCACGAGTTCTACACCGTACCCAAGTAG
- a CDS encoding LysR substrate-binding domain-containing protein, whose protein sequence is MHKPELRELIAFAEAARHLNFTKAAAALGVSLPSFSQTLRGLEEKLGVRLLTRTTRSVSLTAAGEELLVNIGPILSGLDSVLDGLNKFRNATGGRLRILGSRTATTVLIAPLIGRFLTKHPEIELEILVDDLHLDLVEHRIDAGVQVGERIEKDMIAVRIADPFNEVLLAAKDYLVAHGEPSEPSALVDHWCVRLRSPWDGTIQPWTLQKGAEKAEPAAGMHVVANDLRAVASAIAGGAGIGLVPTVLLQDELRSGRVVTVLDGWGSQISGIYLYYPSRRQIPAALAALITFMKQNKPAPISACNEKATDAAES, encoded by the coding sequence ATGCACAAGCCAGAACTGCGGGAGCTCATCGCCTTCGCGGAAGCAGCTCGGCACTTGAACTTTACCAAGGCCGCCGCCGCATTGGGGGTGTCGCTACCCAGCTTCAGCCAAACACTGAGGGGTCTGGAAGAGAAGCTCGGCGTGAGACTGCTCACGCGAACCACCCGTAGCGTGTCGTTGACCGCGGCGGGCGAAGAGCTTCTTGTCAATATAGGCCCGATATTGAGCGGACTGGACAGTGTCCTCGATGGATTGAACAAGTTCCGCAACGCTACGGGCGGACGACTGAGAATTCTAGGTTCACGGACTGCAACAACCGTCCTGATAGCCCCTCTTATCGGACGCTTTCTTACAAAGCACCCCGAAATCGAGCTCGAAATCCTCGTCGATGATCTTCACCTTGATCTCGTGGAACACCGCATCGATGCGGGAGTTCAGGTCGGAGAACGCATCGAGAAGGATATGATCGCCGTTCGGATCGCCGACCCCTTCAACGAAGTTCTTCTTGCTGCGAAAGATTACCTGGTGGCCCATGGCGAGCCCAGCGAGCCGAGCGCACTCGTGGATCATTGGTGCGTTCGCCTTCGATCCCCGTGGGACGGCACAATCCAACCCTGGACCCTGCAGAAGGGGGCTGAGAAGGCCGAACCCGCTGCCGGCATGCACGTCGTGGCCAACGATCTTCGTGCGGTTGCCAGTGCAATTGCCGGAGGCGCCGGAATCGGCTTGGTGCCAACCGTTCTTTTGCAAGATGAGCTGCGGTCGGGGCGCGTCGTGACCGTCCTCGATGGGTGGGGTTCCCAGATCTCCGGGATTTACTTGTACTATCCCAGCCGCCGACAGATTCCCGCAGCCCTTGCTGCCCTCATAACATTCATGAAGCAGAACAAACCCGCACCGATATCTGCCTGCAACGAGAAGGCCACAGACGCAGCAGAATCTTAG
- a CDS encoding TetR/AcrR family transcriptional regulator, with the protein MEGPIAPANEQVASPRRAPSQQRSRERVERMLAAASALIAEQGSDAMRMGEVAERAGVSIGSLYQFFPDKRAIIWALAERYTAESQACIAAALADVSDAEGLRRAFSELVDIYYGLFLAEPVMRDIWSGTQADKALRELELADSRANAEFLTAVLKRLQPAADPVALETTAFLIWQMGEAAMRLAISVGRQEGDDLVAAYKRMALRELVGA; encoded by the coding sequence ATGGAAGGCCCCATCGCGCCGGCTAACGAGCAGGTCGCTTCACCCCGCCGGGCGCCGAGCCAGCAACGCAGCCGCGAGCGGGTCGAGCGGATGCTGGCTGCCGCCTCGGCGCTGATCGCCGAGCAAGGCAGCGACGCCATGCGTATGGGGGAAGTGGCGGAAAGGGCAGGTGTCTCGATAGGCTCGCTCTACCAGTTCTTCCCCGACAAGCGGGCGATCATCTGGGCACTGGCCGAACGCTACACCGCCGAGAGTCAGGCCTGCATCGCCGCGGCGCTGGCCGATGTCAGCGACGCCGAAGGCCTGCGGCGGGCATTTTCCGAACTGGTCGATATCTATTACGGACTGTTCCTGGCCGAGCCGGTGATGCGCGACATCTGGTCGGGCACGCAGGCCGACAAGGCGCTGCGCGAACTCGAACTCGCCGACAGCCGCGCCAATGCCGAATTCCTCACCGCGGTGCTGAAGCGGCTGCAGCCCGCCGCCGATCCGGTGGCACTGGAAACGACGGCATTTCTCATCTGGCAGATGGGCGAGGCCGCCATGCGGCTGGCGATCTCGGTCGGGCGGCAGGAAGGCGACGACTTGGTCGCCGCCTACAAGCGCATGGCGCTGCGGGAACTTGTCGGGGCATAG
- a CDS encoding DUF1772 domain-containing protein: MIAKLLPTLIFVAAIGSGIVGGVFFAFSNFIMSGLARLPAAGGIAAMNSINITVISPMFMTALFGTGLICLVLAVSAIIGWSQPGSLWLLAGALIYVIGNPIVTMAFNVPLNDALAAVDPASANGATVWTTYLKDWVMWNHVRTITAIVALGCFIFAWQ, encoded by the coding sequence ATGATCGCGAAACTTCTCCCCACCCTCATCTTCGTCGCCGCAATTGGCTCGGGCATCGTTGGCGGCGTTTTCTTCGCATTTTCCAATTTTATCATGTCGGGGCTGGCGCGCCTGCCTGCCGCAGGCGGCATCGCCGCCATGAATTCGATCAACATCACCGTCATTTCGCCGATGTTCATGACCGCGCTGTTTGGCACCGGGTTGATCTGCCTCGTCCTCGCCGTCAGCGCTATCATTGGCTGGAGCCAACCGGGCTCGCTCTGGCTTCTCGCCGGCGCCCTGATCTATGTCATCGGCAACCCGATCGTCACCATGGCCTTCAACGTGCCGCTCAACGATGCATTGGCCGCCGTCGATCCGGCCAGCGCAAACGGCGCCACTGTCTGGACCACCTATCTCAAGGACTGGGTGATGTGGAACCATGTCCGCACCATCACCGCCATCGTGGCGCTGGGCTGCTTCATTTTCGCGTGGCAGTGA
- a CDS encoding NAD(P)H-binding protein, with product MNNTTGKPILILGGTGKIGRRLAERLMARGLPVRIGSRSGTPSFDWEDNATWGPAIQGVGAVYISYYPDLSVPGAAEAVGAFAKLAVQNGIARLVLLSGRGETEAQRAEEMLKASGADWTILRCAWFAQNFSESFLLDPLLEGEVALPVGNVGEPFVDADDIADAAVTALTQQGHVGQLYELTGPRLLSFADAIAEIGKAAGRNIRFKQISHADFAAAIEAHELPAEFAWLLNELFTEVLDGRNEALTDGVQRVLGRAPKDFSDYTTETAASGIWSN from the coding sequence ATGAACAACACGACAGGAAAACCGATATTGATCCTCGGCGGCACCGGCAAGATCGGCCGCCGCCTCGCCGAGCGGCTGATGGCGCGCGGCCTGCCGGTGCGCATCGGCTCGCGCTCCGGCACTCCATCTTTCGACTGGGAAGACAACGCGACCTGGGGGCCGGCAATACAAGGCGTGGGCGCCGTCTACATCAGCTACTATCCCGATCTTTCCGTGCCTGGTGCCGCCGAAGCAGTCGGCGCTTTCGCCAAGCTTGCCGTGCAAAACGGCATCGCGCGGCTGGTGCTGCTGTCGGGACGCGGCGAAACGGAGGCCCAGCGCGCCGAAGAGATGCTGAAGGCCTCCGGTGCCGACTGGACGATCCTGCGCTGTGCCTGGTTTGCCCAGAACTTCAGCGAGAGCTTTCTGCTTGACCCCTTGCTCGAAGGCGAGGTGGCGTTGCCCGTCGGCAATGTGGGGGAACCATTCGTCGATGCCGACGACATCGCCGACGCCGCCGTGACGGCGCTCACCCAGCAAGGGCATGTCGGCCAGCTTTATGAACTGACCGGACCGCGGCTGCTGAGTTTCGCCGACGCGATCGCCGAGATCGGCAAGGCCGCTGGCCGTAACATCCGCTTCAAGCAGATTTCGCATGCCGACTTCGCCGCCGCGATCGAAGCGCACGAGCTACCGGCCGAGTTTGCCTGGCTGCTCAACGAGCTGTTTACCGAGGTGCTCGACGGCCGCAATGAGGCGCTGACCGACGGCGTCCAGCGTGTGCTCGGCCGCGCGCCAAAAGACTTTTCCGACTATACAACCGAAACCGCCGCTTCCGGCATCTGGAGCAACTGA
- a CDS encoding SelT/SelW/SelH family protein, whose amino-acid sequence MSGEPLPTIRITYCTQCQWLLRAGWMAQELLSTFGTDLGEVTLVPGTGGIFTISCNDTLVWDRKRDGGFPDAAKLKQLVRDVIDPDRDLGHADRKGHKSKDPA is encoded by the coding sequence ATGAGCGGAGAGCCACTGCCCACCATCCGCATCACCTATTGCACGCAGTGCCAGTGGTTGTTGCGGGCCGGCTGGATGGCGCAGGAACTGCTCTCCACCTTCGGTACCGATCTGGGCGAGGTCACGCTGGTGCCCGGCACCGGCGGCATCTTCACCATCAGCTGCAACGACACGCTGGTCTGGGACCGCAAGCGCGACGGCGGCTTTCCTGATGCCGCGAAACTCAAGCAATTGGTCCGCGACGTCATCGATCCGGACCGCGATCTCGGCCATGCCGACCGCAAGGGCCATAAATCAAAAGACCCCGCGTAA
- a CDS encoding helix-turn-helix domain-containing protein gives MIWNVDFRDLDHDPGRPRTQSRSLSVAIRFGTTLAIMIFIPLPFVVALLLVILLVRMIRRGEADPRENFFFLLLMAAYAAQSVLIGLRWGYDLRAIMPFQAVLATLIAPLAWVAFSGLTKERSEHRLTRLWPHLLPACLVAVLLVFWREPVGPVIMLVFLSYGLALLWLALAGPDGLAESRLDGVLRSYRALLVTTLAILASPVTDIIISLDLEWTGGAHSGAVIAAGNVLALLLLGGAAAVASEAAAVDEEDEEAPQTTPRATSEDSAVAAAVDALMRSKELYKDVDLNLGRIARRLGLPARQVSSAVNRIHGSSVSQYVNNQRIGEACRLLAASDEPITRIMFDAGFLSKSNFNREFLRATGLSPKAWRQQNRPLSDAMQAHP, from the coding sequence ATGATCTGGAACGTCGATTTTCGCGACCTTGATCACGATCCGGGACGACCGCGAACGCAATCCAGGTCATTGTCGGTCGCTATCCGCTTCGGAACCACACTTGCGATCATGATCTTCATCCCCTTGCCCTTCGTCGTCGCGCTGCTGCTCGTCATCCTGCTCGTCCGGATGATCCGGCGCGGCGAAGCCGATCCGCGCGAAAACTTCTTCTTCCTGCTGCTGATGGCCGCCTATGCCGCGCAGTCGGTACTGATCGGATTGCGCTGGGGTTATGATCTCAGGGCCATCATGCCGTTCCAGGCGGTGCTGGCGACGCTGATCGCGCCGCTTGCCTGGGTCGCTTTCAGTGGCCTGACGAAAGAACGATCGGAACATCGCCTGACACGGCTATGGCCGCATCTGTTGCCGGCCTGCCTGGTTGCCGTGCTGCTGGTCTTCTGGCGCGAGCCGGTCGGACCTGTGATCATGCTCGTTTTCCTGTCGTATGGCCTTGCCCTTCTATGGCTTGCTCTGGCCGGCCCGGACGGTCTTGCCGAATCTCGCCTCGATGGTGTCTTGCGGTCCTACCGGGCGCTGCTGGTGACGACGCTGGCGATCCTGGCGTCGCCGGTCACCGACATCATCATCAGCCTCGACCTCGAATGGACCGGCGGCGCTCATTCTGGCGCAGTGATTGCCGCCGGCAACGTCCTGGCGCTGCTGCTGCTCGGCGGCGCGGCCGCGGTCGCCAGCGAAGCCGCCGCTGTTGACGAGGAGGACGAGGAGGCGCCGCAAACCACGCCACGGGCAACCAGCGAAGACTCCGCCGTCGCGGCGGCGGTCGACGCGCTGATGCGGTCGAAAGAGCTCTACAAGGATGTCGATCTCAACCTCGGGCGCATCGCCAGACGGCTCGGCCTGCCGGCACGGCAAGTGTCGTCGGCCGTCAACCGCATCCACGGATCGAGCGTGTCGCAATATGTCAACAACCAGCGCATCGGCGAAGCCTGTCGGCTGCTGGCAGCGAGCGATGAGCCGATCACCCGCATCATGTTCGACGCCGGCTTCCTCAGCAAATCGAACTTCAACCGCGAGTTCCTGCGCGCGACCGGGCTCAGCCCGAAGGCCTGGCGGCAACAGAATCGGCCGCTGAGCGACGCGATGCAGGCACACCCTTGA
- a CDS encoding GlcG/HbpS family heme-binding protein: protein MSMSKWAATAAAIGFLSVTTSAFAGDADVYGPDITLSEAKQVAAGAVKECAANKWLMAVAVVDTHGALVYYEKADNTEVASAQIALDKATSAAVYKRPTRDFFDVTAKMGPFMLNMDHVIAAPGGIPVMKDGKIIGAISASGGTGAQDEQCAKAGLAGF, encoded by the coding sequence ATGTCTATGTCAAAATGGGCCGCCACCGCTGCAGCCATTGGCTTTCTCTCGGTTACCACCTCCGCATTTGCCGGCGACGCCGATGTTTATGGTCCCGACATCACTCTGTCGGAGGCCAAGCAGGTTGCCGCCGGCGCTGTAAAGGAATGCGCTGCCAACAAGTGGCTCATGGCCGTCGCCGTCGTCGATACGCACGGCGCCCTCGTCTACTACGAAAAGGCAGATAACACCGAGGTGGCGAGCGCCCAGATCGCCTTGGACAAGGCAACTTCGGCAGCCGTCTACAAGCGTCCGACACGCGACTTCTTCGATGTTACGGCCAAGATGGGCCCGTTCATGCTGAACATGGATCACGTCATCGCAGCGCCTGGCGGCATTCCGGTCATGAAGGACGGCAAGATCATCGGTGCGATCTCGGCTAGTGGCGGCACGGGCGCACAGGACGAGCAGTGCGCCAAGGCCGGCCTTGCCGGCTTTTGA
- the rpmE gene encoding 50S ribosomal protein L31, translating into MKTDIHPDYHTIKVVMTDGTEYMTRSTWGKEGDTMNLDIDPTTHPAWTGGQQTLLDRGGRLSKFKKRFEGFGL; encoded by the coding sequence ATGAAGACCGACATCCATCCCGATTACCACACCATCAAGGTCGTCATGACCGACGGCACCGAGTACATGACCCGTTCGACCTGGGGCAAGGAAGGCGATACGATGAACCTCGATATCGACCCCACCACGCACCCGGCCTGGACCGGCGGCCAGCAGACCTTGCTCGACCGCGGCGGCCGCCTGTCGAAGTTCAAGAAGCGTTTCGAAGGTTTCGGCCTCTAA